The genomic segment GCCATGTCGCCGGGGAGGCGCGCCAGGGTAGCAGGGTCGGTATAGTGATCGCCAACGAGGCCCAGCTGGCGTTCCGAATGGAACTGGCGGCCATCGAAGGTGACGATACCCGCCGCCTCCTGGCCGCGATGCTGGAGCGCATGCAGGCCAAGGGCCGTCAGCGTCGCCGCGTCGCGGTGGCCCAGAATGCCAAACACGCCGCACTCTTCATGCAGCGTGTCGCCATCGATATCGAAATGATCGTCGTCTTGCATGGGCAGCACCATCGGCTCCTTGCGTCCAAAAACGGTTCGGACCGCTATAAGCGGTCCGCAATGGGCGAGCTATGGTCTCACCCCGATATGATCAGGCCGGTGTGTTCGCCGGCTGGTTGGTGACGGGCGCCGGGGGCGTCACGGTGCCCGGGAGCGGGCTGTCGTCTTCGCCGGCATCGGTGCCTTCATCGACAGGCGCCGTATCCTCGGTGGGCACGGCACCCTTGCCGCGCTTGAGGATGGCGTTGACCTGTTCTTCCAGGTTCGGCGGCAGCGCCGCGATAAGGGAATCGCCGAAGCCCTGCAGGATCGGCAGCGACTTCGAGTTCGCGGCCCATGCCGGCAGGTTCGACCCCATCAGCCAGACCCCGAAGATGACGGCGACGACGCCGATCACGATCCCGCGCAGCACGCCGAAGACGAAGCCCAGGGTGCGGTCGAGCGGGCCGATGCGGCTATCGACGACGAAATCGGCGATGCGCATGGTGATCAGGTGCAGCACGATCAGCGAGATGATGAAGGTGACAACCACCGTGGCGACGTCGGCCACGATCTGCTCCTGGATGTATCCACGCGCGATTTCCGGGTGGAACTGCCACATATAGATGGCGATGGCAGCGGACCCGGCCCAGGTGGCAAGCGAGAGCACCTCGCGCGTGAGCCCACGCGCCGTGGCGAGGATCGCCGAGATCAGTACCAGGATTCCGATCCCAACATCGAATGCTGTCAGCATAGTCTGCTCGTTTGCCCCGACTTCATTGCTGGCCCTCGTTTAACTGCTTCCGGCGCCGATGCCAAGGCAGTCTTGCCCCGGCATGGGCCTTGTTCCCAGAAAGCAGGGCAGGAATGGGGCGCCGGCCGGGTATTGCAGGGGCAAACGGCTAGTCCGGATCGACTTCCATGGTCATCTGGTCGCCCGAAAGCAGCTTCTCGGCAACGAAAAGCGCCCGGTCCCGGTCGCCGCCCTGGTGAAGCACCTCGGTCTCCACCCGCAACAGGTATCGCGCCACCCGCTCGGCCGAGGCGCCCGCGGCGACGTCGCGCAGGATCTGGCCGATATAGGCGTCATACTCGCCCTTGGCCCTGGGCACGTTGCGGATGGAATTGGGATCCCAATAGTCGAGGAGGATCGAGCGGACATGAGCGGCGATAAGCATGGGGGCAACCTAGGGGAATTCGGTGGAGACGTCAGCCCGTCTATTCGACCTCGGCCGGCTGCTGGCGCCGACGCCCATTGGCGGCGATGCGCCCGACGAGTTCGGCAAGGTTGGTGAATTCGCTGACGGTCAGGCCGGAATTCTTGTCGCCATTGGTGAGCCGCCCGGTCGAAACCGCTGAGAAACCGAGCTTTTGCGCTTCACGCAGCCGCAGGCCCGCATGCACGACCGGCCGGATGCCACCGGCGAGCGAGACTTCCCCGAAATAGACCGAGTCGGAGGGCAGGGGCGCATCGGTGAGCGAGGAGATGAGCGCAGCGGCCACCGCGATATCGGCCGCCGGTTCGTTGATCTTGAGACCGCCGGCGACGTTGAGATAGATGTCGTTGGCGCCGATGCGGACGCCGCAGCGGGTCTCGAGCACGGCCAGAATCATCGAGAGGCGCGAGGAATCCCAGCCGACGACGGCGCGGCGCGGGGTGCCGAGCGGGGAAGGGGCGACCAGTGCCTGGATCTCGATAAGGATCGGGCGCGTGCCCTCCATGCCGGCGAACACGGCCGAACCTGCGGCGCCTTCGTCGCGCTGGTCGAGGAACAGCGCGGAAGGGTTGGCGACCTGGGCGAGGCCGAGGGTCGTCATCTCGAAGACGCCGATCTCGTCGGTGGCGCCATAGCGGTTCTTCACCCCGCGCAGGATGCGGAACGTGTGGCTGGCATCGCCCTCGAAATAGAGCACGGCATCGACCATGTGCTCGACCACGCGCGGTCCGGCAATCTGGCCGTCCTTGGTGACGTGCCCGACCAGGACCACGGCGGCGCCCGACTTCTTGGCGAAACGGGTCAGCGCCTGGGCGGAAGTGCGCACCTGGGTAACGGTACCCGGGGCGCTCTCGACCCGATCGGTCCACAGCGTCTGGATGGAATCGATGATGACCAGGTCGGGCGCTTCCCCGTGCTCGAGCGTGGCGAGGATGGTTTCGACATTGGTTTCGGCTGCCAGGTGCACGAGCTTGTCGCCAAGGCCGAGGCGCTGCGCCCGCAGGCGCACCTGGGCGATGGCCTCTTCGCCTGAGACGTAGATGACGCGCTTGCCGCCATCGCCGAGCGCGGCGGCCGCCTGGAGGAGGAGGGTGGATTTGCCGATGCCCGGATCGCCGCCGACGAGGATGGTCGAGCCCATAACGAACCCGCCGCCGGTCACCCGGTCAAGTTCGGCAATGCCGGTGACGACGCGCGCGGCGGACTCGGTTTCGCCGGCCAGGGGTACGAGCGTGGTCGGCCGGCCATTGGCCTTGGCCGATTTCGGGCCGGCACCGACCCCGCTGTCCACGAGCTCCTCGACGATCGTGTTCCATTCCCCGCAGCTCTCGCAGCGGCCGACCCATCGCGGATAGACCGAACCGCAAGCCTGGCAGATGAAGCTGGATTTGCTCTTGGCCAATCACGTGTCCTTTTGTTCGCGGGCGCCGGCGCGTTCGACGAGGCCCCGCAGGGTATTCCAGTTGCGGCCGGTCCCGGGGCCGCAGCGCTTCTCGATCAGGTTGCCGAGGCGCGAACTTTCGGAGATGCGGCCGGAATAATCGACCACCAGATGTCCGTCCACCACTGCAAAGAGCTCCGGCCCGCCATGGTCGGCCGTCCAGCCGAAATCGGGGCGGCGGTCGGCGAAGCAGAAGACCTGCATCTGGCTCGGGCGCTCGGCGGCAGCCTCGGGGAACGGATTGGCCTCGAGCACGGCGCGCAATTCGGCTGGGCGACGCACGACGGCGACATTGGACGGGCCGAGCCCGAGATCGGCCACCACGCCGTTCATCCGCTCGGAGACAGTTTCGATGCTGCCGGGACCGCTCGCGATCATGTTGCCGGTGGCGAGGTAGGTGACGGGATCCTCGAAGCCGGCCGCCGCGACGGCGTCACGCCACCGGGCCATCGACATCACCTTGTGGGTGATCGGCCCGATCGCCCGCAGCAGGATGACGTAAGTGTTCATGGCCGGCTCCCCGTATCAGGCAGCGATAACGGAGATTGCGCGGAAGGGCAAGAACGAAATGGGAACATCGGGGCGCTGAGCTAGTCGGCGTGGACAAATTTGAGCCAGTATCTGGCGGTGGCGAGATGGACCATGCCGAGGAAGCCGTTGGCAAGCTGGTCGTAGCGGGTGGCGATGGCGCGATTGATCTTGAGATGGCCGAACATACGTTCGATCCGATTGCGCTGCTTGTAGAGCGCACGATCTATACTCGATCGTCACGCGGCGGTTTGACCGGCCAAGGATGACGGCCTTGATCTTCCGTTCGGCAAGATCGGCGCGGATGGCGTCGGCATCATAGCCTTTGTCTCCAAGGAAAGCGTCGGGTGCCTGCTCAGGCAGATCGATCAAATCATCATAGGCCTTGCAATCTGCCGCCTCGCCGCCGGTCAGATGGAAGGCGACTGGTCGCCCAAGGGCATCAGCCAGACAGTGAAGCTTACTGGTGAACCCGCCCCGCGAGCGGCCAAGAGCGCGTCGATGAGTCCCCCTTTTCCGCCCGCTGCCGAGACGTGGGCGCGAACGGTGGTGCTGTCGGTGCTGTAGTGATCGCTGTCTGCCATGATCTCGGCCAACGTCACGGCAACGGCCTCCCAGACTCCGGCCTCGCTCCACCGCCGGAACGTCGATAGATCGTGTTCCAGCTACCATATTTGGGCGGGACATCGCGCCACGGAGCGCCGCAGCGCAGCCGCCAGAGAATGCCGTTGTTGATTGAACGGTTCTGCTCGGGCAGCCTACCACGACCACGGTTCTCAGGTTCGATTGGCAGCAGGCCCTTCAGAACGCGCCATTCCGCCTCGGTGAGATCGCCCCTGCTCAAGCCTGCCTCCAAAAAGCAGCCTTGAATCAACACAGCGAGACGGCGTCAATGGCCGTCGCGCAAGGTTGGCAGTGTATGCCGATCTTATGACAGCAGGCGGCCTGAGATGAGTTGCTGGACCAGACGAGCATCGTGCTCAGGGCCGGGAGATCGGTATTGCTCCTTATCCCCGCTGACCCACGCATCAGTCACCCGAACACCATTCGGTGAACCATCGAGACGGACGCCATAAATGCAGGCCCCTGTCCACGAACGATGAAAATAGAGCCAGCCATTCTCAAAAAATATGAACCACTTATCGTCCATATCCTGCGGGACGTGTCCAAGCCTGATCCTCTCGCCCTCGGCGTCAGAATACAGTAGTGCAAGGTCGATGCTATCCCGCTGCGCTGGGAGGGGGAGCGTCTTCCAAGAGGAGCGTGTGGCTGCTTGCATGCCTCATCTAACCAAGGCGATGGAAATCACACAATGAGCCATTTTCAAACTGCTGCAATTTGTCCACGCCGCCTAGTCGCCAACCCGGAGCTTCCCCGGGCGGAGAGGCGGGGCCGATTGCACTCCTCCACGCGAGTGGAGGCATCCGCGGGGCCCCGGCTATGCGGCCGGGGAAGATCGGGGTGGGTCGAGGAGCGAGGCCCCGTGAGGGGGGCTTACTCTTCTTCCGGCATGCCGACATAGTGCCGGGTGAAGCGGCCCAGTCGCAGCGAAGTCAGGATCTCGTAGCCGATGGTGCCGGCGATATCGGCCTGATCGTCCACCGTGATGCTGGGGCCGAGCACTTCCATCATCTCGCCGGGCAGCGGCAGGTCGTGGCCGAGATCGGTGATGTCGGCGACCGCCAGGTCCATCGAGATGCGCCCGATGATCGGGAGCACCTTGCCGCGATAGGCGACCTTGCCGCCGGGGCGCGAGTTGGTGCCCGAAAGGCTCCGGAAGAAGCCATCGGCGTAACCCATGCCGAGGACGGCGATGCGGCTGTCGCGATTGAGGTTGTAGGCAGCGCCGTAGCCGATGGTCTCCCCGGTCCGCGCTTCCTTGACCTGCAGGATCGGCACTTCGAGCGTCACCGCCTGCGACATCGGATTGCGTCGGCCGCTGACGGCGCGGCCGCCATAGAGGGCGATGCCCGGGCGCACCATCTGGAAATGGTAGTCGCGACCGGTCATGAGCCCGGCCGAATTGGCGAGCGAGGCCGGGACATTGGGGAACTGCGCCATCACCGACTGGAAGAGGGCAAGCTGGGTGCGATTCTTCTCGTGCGCCGGCGTATCGGCACAGGCGAGATGGCTCATGATCATCTGCGGGGCGAAGCCCAGGGAATCGATCTGGCGGCGAACGATGCTGGCCTCGTTGAGCCGGAAGCCGGTGCGGCCCATGCCGGTATCGAAATGCAGCGCAGCGGGCAGCGCTTCGTTGCGTGAGACGCAGGCGGCCAGCCATTCTTCGAGCATCGGGAGCGAACAAAGCGCCGGCATCAGGCGATGCTCGACATAGAGGCTGGCGGCGCCCGGATAGAGCCCGCCCAGCACGAAGATGTGGGCCTTGGGCAGGGTTGCGCGCAGCGCTATCGCCTCATCAACCGTGGCCGTGAAGAAGAAGCGGGCTCCAGCGGCATAGAAGGCCCGGCTCGACTGCTCGAGGCCCGTGCCATAGGCGTCCGCCTTGACGACGGCACCGGTCAGGGCGCCGGCGCTGACCTTGTCGAGCGCGCGCCAGTTGCGGGCCAGCGCCGCCAGGTCGATCGTCAGACGCCCACTGGTGACGGGGGAGGGTGGCATAGCCATGTCGTGGTCCGAACCTATTCCATGCGTTCGGGCAGATAGTCGGAGCGCGCCAGATTGCCGAAGCGCGTCAGGTTGGCTTCGAACTGGAGCTGGACCGTGCCCGTAGGTCCATGGCGCTGCTTACCAATAATCACTTCTGCGCGTCCATGCACCTGTTCCATTTCGGCCTGCCACTGGAGGTGCTCGGGAGTCCCTTCCTTGGGCTCCTTGTTCTTGAGGTAGTACTCCTCGCGATAAACGAAGAGCACCACGTCGGCGTCCTGCTCGATGGAACCGGATTCGCGAAGGTCGGCGAGCTGCGGATGCTTGTCCTCGCGCGCTTCCACCTGGCGGGAGAGCTGGGAGAGCGCGATGATCGGCGCCTCCAGTTCCTTGGCCAGGGCCTTCAGGCCCGTGGTGATTTCCGTCAGTTCCTGCACGCGGTTGTCCGAGGACTTCTTGGAACCGGAAAGGAGCTGGAGGTAATCCACGATCAGGAGGTCGAGGCCCTTCTGCCGCTTGAGGCGCCGGGCACGCGCGGCGAGCTGGCCGATGGAAATGCCGCCGGTATCGTCGATGAAAAGCGGCACCTGCGCCATCAGGTTGGACGTATCCACGAGCTTGGAGAACTGGCTCTCATGGATATTGCCGCGGCGGATATCGGAGGACGAGATCTCGGCCTGCTCGGCGAGAATACGTGTAGCCAGCTGTTCCGAGCTCATTTCGAGGCTGAAGAAGCCCACGACGCCGCCATCGACCGTCTTCATGTGGCCATCGGCCTGAACCGCCGTCTTCCAGGACTTGGCGACGTTGAAGGCGATGTTGGTGGCAAGCGAGGTCTTGCCCATGGCAGGACGCGCCGCGAGGATGATCAAGTCCGAGCGCTGCAGCCCGCCCATGAGGCGGTCGAGGTCGGTGAGGCCGGTCGCAAGGCCCGAAAGCGACCCATCGCGCCCATAGGCTTCGCCCGCCATCGAGATGGCGTCCTTGAGGGCCGCGTTGAAGGGCTGGAAGCCGCCATCGTAGCGGCCCTTTTCGGCCAGGTCGTAGAGGGCGCGTTCGGCCTCCTCGATCTGCTTTTCGGGCGTCATCTCCACGTCGGCCTCATAGGCCGTCGCGGTCATTTCCTCCCCGATGACGATGAGGTTGCGGCGCAGCGCCAGGTCATAGACGGACTGGCCATAGTCGCTGGCATTGATGACGGTCGTCGCCTCCGCGGCCAGCTTGGCCAGGTATTGCGGCATGGTGACTTCGGGCAGCAGCGTATCGGGCAGGAACGTCTTGACCGTCAGCGGGGTCGCGATCTTGCCGGCACGGATGATCTTGCCGCAGACCTCATAGATCTGGCGGTGAATCGGCTCGTAGAAATGGTCGGGCTCGAGGAAGTCCGAGACCCGATAGAAGGCTTCGTTGTTAACGAGGATAGCGCCCAGGAGCGCCTGTTCGGCCTCCACGTTGTGTGGCGCCAGGCGATACGCCTTTTCGTCCTCAGGGCGGACGAGCCGCAATTGCTGTTCTGCCATTGGTCAGTTCCCGATCCTTAAGGATTTCTTACGCTGCGCGGGGGCTCGGGCAAAGCTTGCCGAAAGAGAATCACGCGCGCTGTGGTGTGCAAGGATAGCGGGGAAAACCGAACGAGTGGTTGTTGATCTCCGCCATGTGACCGATGTGGCGGAAAATAGACTCAGCGCTCCGCCAGGAGCATGCGCGCAAAAGCCTCTCCCGCCGGGCTTTGCTGGCGCTGCCGGTGGGTAACGAGCGAGAAGGCGCGGGTCGCCAGTTCGACCGGCAGGCGCACGAGCGCCCCGGTCGCGAGCGCGGCGGCGACGGTAACCTCCGAAAGCACCGTGAGCATGCCGCTGCCGCGGACTGCGGCGATCACGGCCTCGTTCGAGGGCAGTTCGAGTGCGATGCGGATATCGCCGGACGCGAGACCCAGGCGCTGCAGCGATTCTTCCGCGACCTGACGCGTGCCCGAGCCCACTTCGCGCAGCACCCAGCGCTGGTTGCGCAGGTCCGCGAGGTCGAACCGGCGCCTGGCCAGGGGATGATCGGCCGCCGCGACCAGCGCCATGCTGTCGGTGGCGATCTCGGTGACGGCCAATTCGGCGATACGCACCGGTCCCTCGACAAGCCCGAGATCGGCCTCCCCGCTCAGGACGGCGGCGGCGACCTGGGAGGTGTTGTGTACCTCAAGCGTCAGCTCGATCAGCGGGTGGGATTCGGAGAAGCGCACCATCCGGGGCGGCAGCCAATAGCTGGCAACGGTCTGGCTGGCGCCGAGCCGCAGCGACCCGCGACGCAGGCCCGCCAGATCCTGCAACGCCTCCTGCGCGCGGGCGGCGGCGGCAAGCACTTCGCGCGCGTAGGGCAGAAGAGTGCGCCCCGCCTCGTTGAGCACCAGGCCGCGCCCGATGCGGTCGAAAAGCCGGGTGCCATGACGCTCCTCCAGCGCGGCGAGGGCGGCGCTGGCTGTCGATTGGGTCATGTGGAGGTCGGCGGCAGCACGGGTCACATGCTGCCGGTCTGCGACTGCCACGAAGATGCGCAATTGTTCGAGGGTCATAAATCAAACGAAAAAGACGATTGAAACGACGATAACAATCCATTGGACCGTTTGGAAGCGGCGAGCGAGGTTGCGGGGCGAAAGGAATACTCGCCGTGCCCGCCATCTTGAGAATGCCATTCCCCCAAACCGTGCTTCCCGGAGTTGCGCTTAGCGCGGCGGTGGCGCTGGGCGCATTCGGGATCGACCGGGCGCAGGCGGCGCTCCTGGGGCGCAACTGGTTCGATACGCTCGTGGTGGCGATTCTCGCAGGTAGCCTCATTCGCACCCTCTGGCGTCCGCCCGAGCGCTATGGGGCAGGGCTGACATTTTCGGCCAAGACACTGCTCGAAATCGGGGTGGTGCTGCTGGGCGCCACGACGAGCGCGACGGCGATCTACGCGGCTGGCCTGCCTATGTTGCTGGCCATCGTTACGGTCGTGGCCATCAGCATTCCCGCGAGCTATGCCCTTGGCCGGCTCCTGGGCCTTGAGCCGAAGCTGGCCACGCTCATTGCCTGCGGCAATTCGATCTGCGGGAATTCCGCAATCGCCGCGGTGGCGCCGGTAATCGGTGCCAAGGGCGAGGACGTGGCGGCTTCGGTAGGGTTCACCGCGGTGCTGGGAATACTGACGGTGCTGCTGCTGCCGGTGCTGGCGGCGGCGATGGGCTTTTCCGACGCGCGCTTCGGCATCCTTGCGGGTTTGACCGTCTACGCCGTGCCGCAGGTCGTGGCCGCCACGTCGGCCGCGAGCCTGGTGGCGCTTCACACGGGCACCATCGTCAAGCTCACGCGCGTGCTCATGCTCGGGCCGGTCTGCGTGCTCGCGGCGCTGGTCAATCGGGGCGGTGCAGGCAAGGGGCCGAGGCTGGGCGAGATGGTGCCCTGGTTCATCGTCGGCTTCGTCGGC from the Youhaiella tibetensis genome contains:
- a CDS encoding LysR family transcriptional regulator, whose protein sequence is MTLEQLRIFVAVADRQHVTRAAADLHMTQSTASAALAALEERHGTRLFDRIGRGLVLNEAGRTLLPYAREVLAAAARAQEALQDLAGLRRGSLRLGASQTVASYWLPPRMVRFSESHPLIELTLEVHNTSQVAAAVLSGEADLGLVEGPVRIAELAVTEIATDSMALVAAADHPLARRRFDLADLRNQRWVLREVGSGTRQVAEESLQRLGLASGDIRIALELPSNEAVIAAVRGSGMLTVLSEVTVAAALATGALVRLPVELATRAFSLVTHRQRQQSPAGEAFARMLLAER
- the alr gene encoding alanine racemase, which encodes MAMPPSPVTSGRLTIDLAALARNWRALDKVSAGALTGAVVKADAYGTGLEQSSRAFYAAGARFFFTATVDEAIALRATLPKAHIFVLGGLYPGAASLYVEHRLMPALCSLPMLEEWLAACVSRNEALPAALHFDTGMGRTGFRLNEASIVRRQIDSLGFAPQMIMSHLACADTPAHEKNRTQLALFQSVMAQFPNVPASLANSAGLMTGRDYHFQMVRPGIALYGGRAVSGRRNPMSQAVTLEVPILQVKEARTGETIGYGAAYNLNRDSRIAVLGMGYADGFFRSLSGTNSRPGGKVAYRGKVLPIIGRISMDLAVADITDLGHDLPLPGEMMEVLGPSITVDDQADIAGTIGYEILTSLRLGRFTRHYVGMPEEE
- a CDS encoding DUF1697 domain-containing protein, producing the protein MNTYVILLRAIGPITHKVMSMARWRDAVAAAGFEDPVTYLATGNMIASGPGSIETVSERMNGVVADLGLGPSNVAVVRRPAELRAVLEANPFPEAAAERPSQMQVFCFADRRPDFGWTADHGGPELFAVVDGHLVVDYSGRISESSRLGNLIEKRCGPGTGRNWNTLRGLVERAGAREQKDT
- the radA gene encoding DNA repair protein RadA, which produces MAKSKSSFICQACGSVYPRWVGRCESCGEWNTIVEELVDSGVGAGPKSAKANGRPTTLVPLAGETESAARVVTGIAELDRVTGGGFVMGSTILVGGDPGIGKSTLLLQAAAALGDGGKRVIYVSGEEAIAQVRLRAQRLGLGDKLVHLAAETNVETILATLEHGEAPDLVIIDSIQTLWTDRVESAPGTVTQVRTSAQALTRFAKKSGAAVVLVGHVTKDGQIAGPRVVEHMVDAVLYFEGDASHTFRILRGVKNRYGATDEIGVFEMTTLGLAQVANPSALFLDQRDEGAAGSAVFAGMEGTRPILIEIQALVAPSPLGTPRRAVVGWDSSRLSMILAVLETRCGVRIGANDIYLNVAGGLKINEPAADIAVAAALISSLTDAPLPSDSVYFGEVSLAGGIRPVVHAGLRLREAQKLGFSAVSTGRLTNGDKNSGLTVSEFTNLAELVGRIAANGRRRQQPAEVE
- a CDS encoding CvpA family protein, which encodes MLTAFDVGIGILVLISAILATARGLTREVLSLATWAGSAAIAIYMWQFHPEIARGYIQEQIVADVATVVVTFIISLIVLHLITMRIADFVVDSRIGPLDRTLGFVFGVLRGIVIGVVAVIFGVWLMGSNLPAWAANSKSLPILQGFGDSLIAALPPNLEEQVNAILKRGKGAVPTEDTAPVDEGTDAGEDDSPLPGTVTPPAPVTNQPANTPA
- a CDS encoding replicative DNA helicase; the protein is MAEQQLRLVRPEDEKAYRLAPHNVEAEQALLGAILVNNEAFYRVSDFLEPDHFYEPIHRQIYEVCGKIIRAGKIATPLTVKTFLPDTLLPEVTMPQYLAKLAAEATTVINASDYGQSVYDLALRRNLIVIGEEMTATAYEADVEMTPEKQIEEAERALYDLAEKGRYDGGFQPFNAALKDAISMAGEAYGRDGSLSGLATGLTDLDRLMGGLQRSDLIILAARPAMGKTSLATNIAFNVAKSWKTAVQADGHMKTVDGGVVGFFSLEMSSEQLATRILAEQAEISSSDIRRGNIHESQFSKLVDTSNLMAQVPLFIDDTGGISIGQLAARARRLKRQKGLDLLIVDYLQLLSGSKKSSDNRVQELTEITTGLKALAKELEAPIIALSQLSRQVEAREDKHPQLADLRESGSIEQDADVVLFVYREEYYLKNKEPKEGTPEHLQWQAEMEQVHGRAEVIIGKQRHGPTGTVQLQFEANLTRFGNLARSDYLPERME
- a CDS encoding YeiH family protein is translated as MPFPQTVLPGVALSAAVALGAFGIDRAQAALLGRNWFDTLVVAILAGSLIRTLWRPPERYGAGLTFSAKTLLEIGVVLLGATTSATAIYAAGLPMLLAIVTVVAISIPASYALGRLLGLEPKLATLIACGNSICGNSAIAAVAPVIGAKGEDVAASVGFTAVLGILTVLLLPVLAAAMGFSDARFGILAGLTVYAVPQVVAATSAASLVALHTGTIVKLTRVLMLGPVCVLAALVNRGGAGKGPRLGEMVPWFIVGFVGLMAARTAGIVPDGASEASAVGAHALTAVSMAALGLGVDLRALRKAGGPASLAAGGSLLLLAGLAIVAILLVG